The genomic region GCGAGTTTTACAAAGACATCAACGCTTATTTGTTCTGGTCGTAAATTGAAGATTTCTTGTTCACGCATTTCGTCGGGTAAATTCATAGATTTTAAAGAATTTCTCAAAGTCTTCCGACGTTGTTGGAAGGCGAGTTTAACTACTTGTCTTAAAATAGAGTAGGAGCAAGTGAGATTGTCATAATTATCCTTGCGTTTTAAGATCAACACACCACTATCCACTCGTGGCGGTGGATTAAATACTTGTGGTCCTACGGTAAATAAATACTCAGCATCATAATAAGCTTGTGCTAGAACAGATAGAATTCCGTAGATTTTAGAACCGTGTGGTGCGCAAATACGTTGCGCTACTTCTTTTTGAAACATCCCACCAAATTCAGGAATCTGCGTTCTGTTTTCTATGGTTTTAAAAACAATTTGTGTACTGATGTTATAAGGGAAATTACCAATTATGGCAAACGGTTCCTCACCATAAATCTCTTTCAAATCCTTTTTCAAAAAATCTGCTTCTATGACTTGAAAGGTTTTTTCATTGACAATCTTTACATGTTCCAGAGGGAAACTGTGCTTAAGATAAATCACTGATTCACTATCTAATTCTAGTGCCGTTACCTTCATGTTTTTGCGTATCACATGTTTAGTAAGCACACCAGTTCCAGGTCCTATTTCTAGAATTTGGTCATAACCTTCATAGCTTAATACATCAGCAATGCGTTGGGCTACATCTTCATCTTTAAGAAAGTGTTGTCCTAGATGTTTTTTTGCGGTAACGCCTTTATCGCTTCCTTTATGAGATGATTTATGTTTGTTGTATTTAGCCAATTGTAGTATTTATTATCAGTATTAGATGTAAGATTAAACCTAATTTAGATTAGTGTGTACGGTATATTCATCGAGTACGTCTAATTCTGTGCGGAATGATAAAACATTATTACCCCATTTATCTAATCCGGCTTTACGCAATGCTTCGGCATGATTTGAGTAATATGTTTCTAAAGTTTCTCTACTAATTGCTTTATATTGAATTGAGAATGTGCTAGATCCATCTTGCTCTTCTACAAGCACGCGTGTTAACTTAGCATCTTTAAAAAGACCAGTTCCTAAAACGTGTGCAATATGTTCACGTATCCATTCTAACCATTCCTCTTCTAAATGACTTGCCATGTTGCAAGTCACATTATATATTACCATAATTATTTTTTTAAAAAGCACTGAGGTTGTCATCACCTCTCAAACGTCTGAATCTTCTGCGTGCATCTACAAAGTGAATACTGTCTGCATAGTCATATATAATACGTTCATACAGCGCTTGTGCTTTACTTATGTCGTTCAGTTTATCTTCATATAGCAATGCTAGTTTATAAAAAGCATCGTCTGCTAGAATACCATCTGCAAAGTTATCGATGATAGTTTGATAGTTGTTCTTAGCTGCGTCTAGATTACCTTCCATCTCATATAAGTTTGCCTGATTGAGCAAAGCCTCATCTTCAATAGGATCTCCCTTATGATTTTGTAGCAATTGATCATAAAGCGATATAGCTTCAGATCGTTTATTTTGATATTGTTTTAAATCTGCTTTAGCAAAGGCTTTCAAAGCTACAAATGTGGTGTCTTCTAGACTATGATCGTTTATGGTAAGACTTAATTCCATGGCGTCGTTTGCGATAAGCTTTGATGTAGCACTGCGCAATACTTTTAACTGTGTAAGACTCCAAGGAAAGTCGCCCTGATAATAACTAGTGCGTGCTACTCTATATTGAGCTTCTTGAGCAAGCTCATCGTTAGGTAAATCTGTTTGCACCTGACTATACAAAATTAACGCGCGATTGAATTGCTCTTGTAGTACTAGAATATCTGCGAGCAACATTTTAACTTCAGCTTTTTGAAATTTGCTTAGTCTTTTATTTTCAAGTTCAGATAATATTGCTATTGCGGTATCTGCATCACCAGCTTTAAAGGTGAGAAAATCTGCATAGTCTAATTGTAGCATGAAAGTCTGGCCATCGCGACCATATTTAGTTAGTAACTGTTCATAATTAGATTGAACTGTACTGTAGTCATTGACCGTTGCATTATCTGCATTAATTTTTGCTAGCAAACTCTCAGCTATGTATCGAGTAGTACTTACCTGGGACTCTTGGATTAAATATTCTAAAATTTCTTTTGCAGCATCAAAATCTTTCTCTTCAATTGCTGTAACAGCTAGTTCTTGTAAGTCTACCGTACTTTCTTTAGAGCGCACATAGATGGCTTTCTCTTGAATGAAAGCTTTTTTGAAATCTTTTTGTTGAATAAATAGCCAGCTTAAGAGCTGATTGTATATGGGGTTTTGCTTTTCGCGTAAGCGTAATAGTAACGTTTTTCTTAATAGTTTATTAGCTTCATTATCAGGATCATCTGTGATGTATCTAAAGAAAATTGCTTGTGCTCTACCGCGATAGGAAATGTTACTTTCTATCAAATCTATATACTGTACAAACATTTTCTCTAGATTGCCTTGTTGCCCATAAAGATTTGCTAATTGAATTTTGAAATTAGCATTGGGATTTGCAGCCATACCTTTTTCGTATGCGGTAATAGCTTCATCTATTAAATTGCGTCGTTCTAATCGATTTGCGATTTGGTAAGTAAAGTTAGGTAAGGAGTCTATGAGTGCGATAGCCTCTTTATAATAAGGTGCAGCCAGTGAATCCTTACCTTGTAAAGTTAGATTATAACCTCTTTCAATAGTTAGAGTTTTATTATT from Nonlabens arenilitoris harbors:
- the rsmA gene encoding 16S rRNA (adenine(1518)-N(6)/adenine(1519)-N(6))-dimethyltransferase RsmA — its product is MAKYNKHKSSHKGSDKGVTAKKHLGQHFLKDEDVAQRIADVLSYEGYDQILEIGPGTGVLTKHVIRKNMKVTALELDSESVIYLKHSFPLEHVKIVNEKTFQVIEADFLKKDLKEIYGEEPFAIIGNFPYNISTQIVFKTIENRTQIPEFGGMFQKEVAQRICAPHGSKIYGILSVLAQAYYDAEYLFTVGPQVFNPPPRVDSGVLILKRKDNYDNLTCSYSILRQVVKLAFQQRRKTLRNSLKSMNLPDEMREQEIFNLRPEQISVDVFVKLATEIEKL
- a CDS encoding tetratricopeptide repeat protein; translated protein: MRHLLILFLLLYNSFGFAQNPRLAENYMDQGEYGKALKIYNKIYEENKRNINNLYKVIDIHQQLEQYQQVDSLINDAEKLMRNNKTLTIERGYNLTLQGKDSLAAPYYKEAIALIDSLPNFTYQIANRLERRNLIDEAITAYEKGMAANPNANFKIQLANLYGQQGNLEKMFVQYIDLIESNISYRGRAQAIFFRYITDDPDNEANKLLRKTLLLRLREKQNPIYNQLLSWLFIQQKDFKKAFIQEKAIYVRSKESTVDLQELAVTAIEEKDFDAAKEILEYLIQESQVSTTRYIAESLLAKINADNATVNDYSTVQSNYEQLLTKYGRDGQTFMLQLDYADFLTFKAGDADTAIAILSELENKRLSKFQKAEVKMLLADILVLQEQFNRALILYSQVQTDLPNDELAQEAQYRVARTSYYQGDFPWSLTQLKVLRSATSKLIANDAMELSLTINDHSLEDTTFVALKAFAKADLKQYQNKRSEAISLYDQLLQNHKGDPIEDEALLNQANLYEMEGNLDAAKNNYQTIIDNFADGILADDAFYKLALLYEDKLNDISKAQALYERIIYDYADSIHFVDARRRFRRLRGDDNLSAF
- a CDS encoding DUF4286 family protein codes for the protein MVIYNVTCNMASHLEEEWLEWIREHIAHVLGTGLFKDAKLTRVLVEEQDGSSTFSIQYKAISRETLETYYSNHAEALRKAGLDKWGNNVLSFRTELDVLDEYTVHTNLN